One region of Roseovarius faecimaris genomic DNA includes:
- a CDS encoding mandelate racemase/muconate lactonizing enzyme family protein — protein MKITAIETFTTEYICFTRVTAEDGRQGWGQVAPYYADITAQVLHRQVAPYALGMDTDDIDAITDLVRDREHKFPGSYLRRAMGGLDTALWDLIGRREGKPVCSLIGGSPGQVRAYGSSMKRDITPKDEAERLKRLRQELGFDAFKFRIGAEVGRDQDEWPGRTEEIVPTMRAAMEDEMALLVDANSCYSPPKAIEVGRMLQDNGISHYEEPCPYWEFEQTKQVTDALDIDVTGGEQDCMMANWRGMIEGRIVDVLQPDVLYLGGISRTLRVCKMAEPSGLPITPHAANLSLVTLFTMHLLRAIPNAGKYLEFSIEGLDYYPWQQGLFTHDPYVITDGKATVADAPGWGVEISPEWLDQARHQISSLDN, from the coding sequence ATGAAAATCACAGCAATCGAAACCTTCACCACCGAGTATATCTGCTTTACCCGTGTGACCGCCGAAGATGGCAGGCAGGGCTGGGGGCAGGTGGCACCTTATTATGCCGATATCACCGCCCAGGTGCTGCACCGGCAGGTGGCGCCTTATGCGCTCGGGATGGACACAGACGATATTGACGCCATCACCGATCTTGTCCGCGACCGCGAACACAAGTTCCCCGGCTCTTACCTGCGCCGGGCGATGGGCGGGTTGGACACGGCCTTGTGGGATCTTATCGGCAGGCGCGAGGGCAAGCCGGTCTGCTCGCTCATCGGCGGCAGTCCGGGACAAGTCCGCGCCTATGGCTCTTCGATGAAGCGCGACATCACGCCGAAAGACGAGGCCGAGCGGCTCAAGCGGTTGCGGCAGGAGCTCGGCTTTGATGCGTTCAAGTTCCGCATCGGGGCCGAGGTGGGCCGCGATCAGGATGAATGGCCCGGCCGCACCGAAGAAATCGTGCCCACCATGCGCGCGGCGATGGAGGATGAGATGGCGCTGCTGGTCGATGCCAATTCCTGCTACTCGCCGCCCAAGGCGATCGAGGTGGGCCGGATGCTGCAGGACAATGGCATCTCGCATTACGAGGAACCCTGCCCCTACTGGGAGTTCGAACAGACCAAGCAGGTCACCGATGCGCTCGACATCGACGTGACCGGCGGCGAGCAGGATTGCATGATGGCCAACTGGCGCGGCATGATCGAGGGGCGTATCGTCGATGTGCTGCAACCCGATGTGCTCTATCTTGGCGGGATCAGCCGGACACTACGCGTTTGCAAGATGGCCGAGCCGTCGGGCCTGCCGATCACGCCCCACGCCGCGAACCTGTCGCTGGTCACGCTTTTTACCATGCACCTTCTGCGCGCCATTCCCAATGCGGGCAAGTATCTGGAGTTTTCCATTGAGGGCCTGGACTACTACCCTTGGCAACAAGGGCTGTTCACCCATGACCCTTATGTGATCACCGATGGCAAGGCGACCGTGGCCGACGCACCCGGCTGGGGGGTTGAAATCAGCCCCGAATGGCTCGATCAGGCCCGGCACCAGATCAGCTCACTGGATAACTGA
- a CDS encoding PLP-dependent aminotransferase family protein, whose translation MALRDVLLSGALKPGDRLPASRTLAKEAGVSRTTVIDAVDRLVSEGMLVSRVGAGTFVSETLESQRPAPVQFGQPTAPRKRPRLAYSITQSAENYAPRAWLPHNSRAFVTALPALDAFPQAQWARLMARHLRGDRDSVMGYGQPQGLQALRSAIASHLGTARGINCHADQVFVTSGAQHAFALIGQMFVNAGDQVWHENPGAKGARNALVATGAQLVPISIDENGLNVAEGLEKAPHFRLAFATPSHQQPLGVVMSLARRFDLLKAAVDAQALVVEDDYDGEFHFGTRPQPTLKSIDTHGRVLYVGTFSKTLFPSLRLGFIVVPERMIEVFDEVFASWVSGPATVTQAVVADFMQEGHFATHIRMMRRLYKARYEALIEASAALPDTIRIQPADSGFHTVAYVDPAVDVQDLVAQASTQRITLTSFDGYCLAPIDKKGVVFGFGSVQPDDIRSGLAKIAALPALQV comes from the coding sequence ATGGCGTTGCGCGATGTGTTGCTGTCCGGGGCGCTCAAGCCCGGTGACCGGCTTCCGGCAAGCCGAACCCTGGCCAAGGAGGCGGGCGTTTCGCGCACCACGGTGATTGATGCGGTGGATCGGCTGGTCTCCGAAGGGATGCTGGTGTCGCGGGTCGGGGCCGGAACATTCGTGAGCGAAACCCTTGAAAGCCAGCGCCCGGCTCCGGTGCAGTTCGGACAGCCCACCGCACCCAGAAAAAGGCCGCGGCTGGCCTATTCCATCACGCAATCGGCGGAAAACTACGCGCCGCGGGCCTGGCTGCCGCATAATTCCCGGGCGTTTGTCACGGCCTTGCCGGCGCTCGATGCGTTTCCGCAGGCGCAATGGGCCCGCTTGATGGCGCGGCATTTGCGCGGTGATCGGGATTCGGTGATGGGTTATGGCCAACCGCAGGGGTTGCAGGCTCTGCGCAGCGCAATTGCGTCCCATCTGGGAACGGCGCGCGGGATCAATTGCCATGCCGATCAGGTCTTCGTGACTTCGGGCGCGCAACATGCCTTTGCGCTGATCGGGCAGATGTTCGTCAATGCGGGCGATCAGGTCTGGCACGAAAACCCAGGCGCCAAGGGCGCGCGCAACGCATTGGTGGCGACCGGCGCGCAGCTTGTCCCGATCTCGATTGATGAGAACGGTCTTAACGTCGCAGAAGGGCTTGAAAAAGCACCGCATTTCAGGCTGGCCTTTGCCACGCCTTCACATCAGCAACCCTTGGGGGTGGTGATGTCTCTGGCCCGGCGCTTTGATCTTCTGAAGGCGGCGGTGGATGCGCAGGCGCTGGTTGTCGAAGATGACTATGACGGCGAATTTCATTTCGGAACGCGGCCCCAGCCCACGTTGAAAAGCATCGATACACATGGCCGGGTGCTTTATGTCGGCACCTTCTCCAAAACGCTGTTCCCGTCGCTACGCCTGGGCTTCATCGTCGTCCCCGAGCGCATGATCGAAGTGTTTGACGAGGTCTTCGCCTCCTGGGTGTCAGGGCCGGCGACAGTTACCCAGGCGGTCGTTGCCGACTTCATGCAGGAGGGGCATTTCGCAACCCATATCCGGATGATGCGCCGGTTGTACAAGGCGCGCTATGAGGCGTTGATCGAAGCAAGCGCGGCCCTTCCAGACACAATCCGGATACAGCCGGCCGACAGCGGTTTTCACACCGTCGCCTATGTCGATCCCGCGGTGGATGTTCAGGACCTGGTAGCACAGGCCAGCACCCAACGGATCACGCTGACCTCCTTTGATGGATATTGCCTGGCTCCGATCGACAAGAAGGGCGTTGTTTTCGGTTTCGGGTCGGTGCAGCCTGACGATATCCGATCCGGACTCGCAAAGATCGCCGCCTTGCCCGCGTTGCAGGTTTAG
- a CDS encoding ABC transporter substrate-binding protein yields MKRTSFLTLGAALLATSALAMDKTVTIASWGGSYQEAQSKALFEPAAANTGIEVKQETYGGMSDVRLQVSSGQVTLDIVASGSGSAARAAAEGLLEKLDYSVIDVSTFYDGLYTDYCVGGDVFSTVFAYNTETYGEDGPKTWADFFDTEKFPGTRAYRGKVAGALEPALMADGVPPEQVYEVLGSEEGIERAINKIRELKPSISVFWTSGAQHAQLMKDGEVDMSTGWNGRFDNAAKDGAQLSYGYDGALLDYDCFAVPKGAPNKDVAMEFLNEISKPEYQDDLPKWITYGPTNRAAYETGEITAEVAASLPSSPENAAKQLPVSLEWYAEWETIAAEMYQEMLTE; encoded by the coding sequence ATGAAAAGAACATCATTTCTGACACTGGGCGCGGCGCTTCTGGCGACCTCGGCCCTGGCGATGGACAAGACAGTGACCATTGCCTCATGGGGCGGATCCTATCAGGAGGCACAATCCAAAGCCCTGTTTGAACCGGCGGCGGCCAACACCGGCATCGAGGTCAAGCAGGAGACCTATGGCGGCATGTCCGATGTGCGCCTGCAGGTCAGTTCGGGTCAGGTGACGCTTGATATCGTGGCGTCGGGCTCCGGCTCTGCGGCACGCGCGGCGGCGGAGGGCCTTCTGGAGAAGCTCGACTATAGCGTGATCGACGTGTCGACCTTCTATGACGGGCTCTATACCGATTACTGTGTTGGCGGCGACGTGTTCTCGACCGTGTTTGCCTACAACACCGAAACCTATGGCGAGGATGGGCCGAAAACCTGGGCCGATTTCTTCGACACCGAGAAATTCCCCGGCACCCGCGCTTATCGCGGCAAGGTTGCCGGCGCGCTGGAGCCTGCGCTCATGGCCGACGGGGTGCCGCCCGAGCAGGTCTATGAGGTTCTCGGCAGTGAAGAAGGCATTGAGCGCGCGATCAACAAGATCCGCGAGCTGAAGCCGAGCATCTCGGTCTTCTGGACCTCCGGCGCGCAGCATGCGCAGCTGATGAAGGACGGTGAGGTGGATATGTCGACCGGCTGGAATGGCCGTTTTGACAACGCGGCCAAGGATGGTGCGCAACTGAGCTATGGCTATGACGGGGCGCTTTTGGACTATGACTGCTTCGCCGTTCCGAAAGGCGCGCCGAACAAGGATGTCGCGATGGAATTCCTGAACGAGATTTCCAAGCCCGAGTATCAGGACGATCTGCCCAAGTGGATCACCTATGGCCCGACCAACCGTGCGGCCTATGAAACCGGTGAAATCACGGCCGAAGTCGCGGCATCCCTGCCGTCCTCGCCCGAGAACGCCGCCAAGCAGCTGCCCGTCTCGCTGGAATGGTATGCCGAATGGGAAACCATTGCCGCCGAGATGTATCAAGAGATGCTGACCGAGTGA
- a CDS encoding NAD(P)/FAD-dependent oxidoreductase — MNSPAFQDILQHSYWLDELVPAASSAAPLPDRVDVLIIGSGYTGLNAAIETARGGRSTLVIDAGDPGYGCSTRNGGQISPSIKPSLAALTRKYGEDRARAIRGEGTTSLYWIEERVKAEGIECDFRRNGRYHAAHTPQHYEALARELETLRKTEGVACHMVPRSEQRSEMGSDVYFGGAVYEEHASVHPAKFHRGLLRVAQEAGAEVQGQTAATAIERNSSGFKVRTARGVVSARDVIVATNGYTTGLTPWMQRRVIPIASNIIATEDLPEELVDKLMPRDRVYSDSCKVVYYFRASPDRRRIVFGGRVAAREIALPDGAARLYEKMCQTFPDLRAYGLTHTWSGTVAYTFDELAHTGVHDGVHYAMGYCGSGVAMASYLGMRTGQKVLGLAEGQTAFDRLTHPTRPLYTGKPWFLPAAIAWYRWKDMKQHERALASA; from the coding sequence ATGAATAGCCCTGCGTTTCAAGATATTCTCCAGCATTCCTACTGGTTGGACGAGCTTGTTCCGGCGGCGTCGTCCGCCGCGCCTTTGCCTGACCGGGTTGACGTCCTGATCATCGGATCGGGCTACACCGGGTTGAACGCGGCGATCGAGACGGCACGCGGCGGGCGCTCCACGCTGGTGATTGATGCGGGCGATCCCGGTTATGGATGCAGCACGCGCAATGGCGGGCAGATCAGCCCGTCGATCAAGCCTTCCCTGGCGGCGCTGACACGGAAATACGGAGAAGACCGCGCCCGCGCGATCCGGGGCGAGGGGACGACCTCGCTCTACTGGATCGAGGAGCGGGTAAAGGCCGAAGGGATCGAGTGCGATTTCCGCCGTAACGGGCGCTATCACGCCGCGCATACGCCGCAGCATTATGAGGCCCTCGCGCGGGAGTTGGAGACATTACGCAAAACCGAAGGGGTCGCCTGTCATATGGTGCCCAGATCGGAGCAGCGCAGCGAGATGGGCTCGGACGTGTATTTTGGCGGGGCGGTTTATGAAGAGCATGCCTCGGTTCATCCGGCGAAGTTTCACCGTGGCCTTTTGCGCGTGGCGCAGGAGGCGGGGGCAGAGGTTCAGGGGCAGACAGCCGCCACCGCGATCGAGCGCAATTCCAGCGGTTTCAAGGTGCGCACGGCGCGGGGAGTGGTATCCGCGCGCGATGTGATCGTGGCGACCAATGGGTATACCACCGGGCTGACCCCCTGGATGCAACGCCGTGTCATCCCGATTGCCAGCAACATCATCGCGACCGAGGACCTGCCAGAGGAACTGGTCGACAAGCTGATGCCGCGCGACAGGGTCTATAGTGACAGCTGCAAGGTGGTCTATTACTTCCGGGCCTCGCCCGACCGGCGGCGGATCGTCTTTGGCGGACGTGTGGCGGCGCGTGAGATCGCTTTGCCCGATGGCGCGGCGCGGCTCTACGAAAAGATGTGCCAGACCTTTCCCGATCTGCGTGCCTATGGCCTGACGCATACCTGGTCCGGCACGGTGGCATATACCTTTGACGAACTGGCGCATACCGGGGTTCATGACGGGGTGCATTATGCAATGGGCTATTGCGGCTCGGGTGTGGCGATGGCCAGCTATCTGGGGATGCGAACGGGTCAGAAAGTGCTTGGCCTTGCCGAAGGGCAAACCGCCTTTGACCGGCTCACCCATCCGACACGTCCGCTTTATACCGGCAAGCCCTGGTTCCTGCCTGCGGCGATTGCCTGGTACCGATGGAAAGACATGAAGCAGCACGAACGCGCCCTGGCTTCGGCCTGA